Proteins encoded in a region of the Populus alba chromosome 13, ASM523922v2, whole genome shotgun sequence genome:
- the LOC118035525 gene encoding uncharacterized protein — MAQYRHYTNGTSDHVSIGIRASSSSSSQKQQKLGRIRRLGYRSDKNSRGGLSLVGAVIVFLCLVLIVTVLAYNFLSTDNRSSNEDVNDNRVEDDEIKNNDFLANVTRTDSVKVLGFGQGSVGHGRDSRYWDRDDRRRDEDYNEDDVGNDSKLSGDDESSEKGHNSVKVKNHKEEALRVEDRKGAGLYNEDGRKELKMYEKEYEDSLKNTGKLRKENEIKNLLLDDEDDVDQNGAADSENEYDDGIDSHDRHMEEYGGDSEPNKEDRSSETTVHIEDNRASSNFLDAETEDQNIAKDNLKDSMSLLEKSSLNSQNSDDGDTDSRNVHNIGGHSTSKSRSDSKKKSKHRKFSGSSCGMKLLNSTTRLVEPFESRKFARFSLQYTEIEEKPDGQEQWEPRFAGHQSLHEREESFLAHDKKINCGFVKGSEGSSSTGFDLAEDDASYISRCHIAVISCIFGNSDRLRSPADKMVTRLSRKNVCFVMFMDEVTFQTRTSEGHIPDRAGFVGLWKIVVVKNLPYNDMRRVGKVPKLLPHRLFPSARYSIWLDSKLRLQVDPLLVLEYFLWRKGHEYAISNHYDRHCVWEEVVRNKKLNKYNHTVIDQQFAFYQADGLKRFNVSDPNKLLPSNVPEGSLIVRAHTPMSNLFSCLWFNEVDRFTPRDQLSFAFTYQKLRRMNPGKPFYLNMFKDCERRAIAKLFRHRSDEKRSTL, encoded by the exons atggCGCAGTACAGGCATTACACAAACGGCACGTCGGATCACGTATCCATCGGGATTCGTGCGTCGTCGTCGTCTAGCTCGCAGAAGCAGCAGAAGTTGGGTCGGATTAGAAGATTAGGTTACCGATCCGACAAGAATAGTCGGGGCGGGTTATCGTTGGTCGGTGCGGTCATTGTGTTTTTGTGTCTTGTCCTTATTGTTACTGTTTTAGCTTACAATTTCCTCTCCACCGATAATAGGAGTAGCAATGaag ATGTAAATGATAATCGTGTTGAGGATgatgagataaaaaataatgattttcttgcaaatgtTACACGTACTGATAGTGTTAAAGTTCTTGGGTTTGGGCAAGGTTCGGTGGGACATGGAAGGGATTCTAGGTATTGGGATAGGGATGATAGGAGAAGGGATGAAGATTACAATGAGGATGATGTTGGCAATGATAGCAAGCTTTCCGGGGATGATGAATCTAGTGAGAAGGGTCATAATTCAGTGAAAGTGAAGAATCACAAGGAGGAGGCGCTAAGAGTTGAAGATAGAAAGGGAGCTGGCTTGTATAATGAAGATGGGCGCAAAGAGTTGAAGATGTATGAAAAAGAGTACGAAGATTCTTTGAAGAACACAGgaaaattgagaaaagaaaatgagataaaaaatctGTTACttgatgatgaggatgatgtGGATCAGAATGGAGCAGCTGATAGTGAGAATGAGTATGATGATGGGATAGATTCTCATGATCGTCATATGGAAGAATATGGTGGTGATTCTGAACCTAACAAGGAGGACCGCTCCAGTGAAACAACTGTTCATATCGAAGATAATAGAGCATCATCTAATTTCCTTGATGCTGAAACCGAGGATCAAAATATTGCCAAGGACAATCTGAAAGATTCCATGAGTTTGTTAGAGAAGAGttctttgaattctcaaaaTTCAGATGATGGTGACACTGATTCTCGAAATGTCCATAACATTGGTGGTCATTCTACAAGTAAATCCCGGTcagattcaaagaaaaaatcaaagcacCGCAAATTTTCTG GTTCCTCTTGTGGGATGAAACTTCTAAACTCTACTACAAGGCTTGTGGAGCCTTTTGAAAGTCGGAAGTTTGCAAGATTTTCCTTGCAGTATACTGAAATAGAGGAGAAGCCTGATGGGCAAGAGCAATGGGAGCCCAGATTTGCTGGGCATCAGAGCTTGCATGAACGGGAAGAATCTTTTTTGgcacatgataaaaaaataaactgtgGTTTTGTCAAAGGTTCTGAAGGATCTTCAAGTACAGGATTTGATTTGGCCGAAGATGATGCGAGTTATATAAGTAGATGCCATATTGCCGTGATCTCTTGCATCTTTGGGAATTCAGATCGTTTAAGGTCACCAGCAGATAAAATG GTCACTCGTTTATCAAGGAAAAATGTCTGCTTTGTAATGTTCATGGATGAAGTTACTTTTCAAACACGTACTTCAGAAGGCCACATTCCAGATAGAGCAGGTTTTGTAGGTTTATGGAAGATTGTGGTGGTGAAGAATCTACCATATAATGATATGCGGAGAGTTGGTAAAGTGCCAAAATTGCTTCCACACAGGCTTTTCCCTTCTGCAAG GTATTCAATCTGGTTGGATAGCAAATTACGTCTTCAAGTTGATCCTCTTCTAGTTCTTGAGTACTTTTTGTGGAGAAAAGGTCATGAATATGCCATTTCTAATCACTATGATCGCCATTGTGTATGGGAAGAGGTTGTTCGAAATAAGAAACTGAACAAGTATAATCACACTGTCATAGACCAGCAATTTGCTTTTTACCAGGCTGATGGGCTGAAAAGATTCAATGTCtctgatccaaacaagcttcTTCCCAGCA ATGTACCTGAAGGGTCTTTGATTGTGAGAGCACACACTCCAATGTCAAACCTATTTTCGTGTCTCTGGTTCAATGAGGTCGATCGCTTCACTCCTCGTGATCAGCTGAGTTTCGCTTTTACATACCAGAAATTGAGAAGAATGAATCCCGGAAAACCATTTTATCTTAACATGTTTAAG GATTGCGAGAGGAGGGCCATAGCGAAGTTATTTCGTCACAGATCAGATGAGAAGCGAAGtactctt
- the LOC118035524 gene encoding histidinol-phosphate aminotransferase, chloroplastic, whose product MGVIDIYNTASSLCLIKSNNSLHQALVSQRPTCSFQRNGNHRRVVAMTSTVPVEHVNEGQQNVTGDSFIRFHLRKLSPYQSILPFEILSAQLGRKPEDIVKLDANENPYGPPPEVLEALGNLKFPYIYPDPESRRLREALAIDSGLESDHILVGCGADELIDLIMRCTLDPGDKIVDCPPTFTMYEFDAAVNGALVTKVLRKPDFSLNVDLIVDAVRKEKPKCIFLTSPNNPDGSIINDEDLLKILELPILVVLDEAYIEFSGLESRMKWVKKHDNLIVLRTFSKRAGLAGLRVGYGAFPLSIIEYLWRAKQPYNVSVAAEVAACAALQNPTYLEDVKNALVEERERLFKFLQEVPFLTPFPSHSNFILCEVKSGMDAKKLKDDLASMGVMVRHYNKKELKGFIRVSVGKPEQTDILMQCLKRLS is encoded by the exons ATGGGTGTGATTGATATCTACAACACTGCCTCTTCTCTTTGCTTGATCAAGTCCAATAACAGTCTTCACCAAGCTTTGGTGTCTCAAAGACCCACTTGCTCATTTCAAAGAAACGGCAATCACAGAAGAGTTGTTGCCATGACTTCTACTGTGCCTGTAGAACATGTCAATGAGGGTCAACAGAATGTGACTGGTGACTCGTTTATTCGTTTCCATTTGAGGAAATTGTCCCCTTATCAATCCATTTTGCCTTTTGAG ATTTTGTCAGCGCAACTAGGAAGGAAACCTGAGGATATTGTTAAATTAGATGCAAATGAAAATCCTTATGGTCCACCTCCAGAG GTACTTGAAGCTCTAGGAAATTTGAAATTCCCATATATATACCCTGATCCTGAAAGCCGTAGATTACGTGAGGCACTTGCTATAGATTCTGGCCTTGAATCTGATCACATTCTAGTGGGATGTGGTGCTGATGAGCTTATTGATCTAATTATGCG ATGCACACTGGATCCTGGTGACAAGATTGTAGACTGTCCTCCAACATTTACAATGTATGAATTTGATGCTGCAGTTAATGGTGCACTTGTAACTAAGG TTTTGAGGAAACCAGACTTTAGCTTGAATGTAGATCTCATTGTTGATGCTGTTAGAAAGGAGAAACCCAAATGCATATTCTTAACATCACCAAACAATCCAGATGGGAG CATAATAAATGATGAAGATCTCCTGAAAATCCTTGAGCTTCCAATTTTGGTGGTGTTGGATGAAGCATACATTGAATTTTCAGGACTGGAATCTAGGATGAAGTGGGTGAAGAAGcatgataatttaattgttcTGCGGACATTTAGCAAAAGAGCAG GCTTAGCAGGACTCCGTGTTGGTTATGGAGCATTTCCCTTGAGCATCATTGAGTATCTTTGGAGAGCTAAGCAACCTTATAATGTTTCTGTTGCTGCTGAAGTTGCTGCATGTGCAGCATTGCAGAACCCTACATACCTTgag GATGTCAAAAATGCTTTGGTAGAAGAGAGGGAAAGACTTTttaagtttctgcaggaagTGCCATTTCTCACACCATTTCCAAGTCATTCTAATTTCATTCTTTGTGAGGTTAAATCTGGAATGGATGCTAAGAAGCTCAAG GACGATCTTGCTAGTATGGGAGTGATGGTCCGTCACTACAATAAGAAAGAACTGAAGGGTTTCATTCGAGTATCTGTTGGGAAGCCTGAACAAACAGATATATTGATGCAGTGTCTTAAGCGCCTTTCGTGA
- the LOC118035551 gene encoding putative defensin-like protein 20: MASKKVIIPFVLIAVLLLCQEYKNNVAAQSQCCTEHPELGKCQPGVDDKSPDGKCWQYCMENCEENKGGVCKLNNNKHHCHCYC; this comes from the exons ATGGCTTCGAAGAAAGTTATCATTCCTTTTGTTCTCATTGCAGTTCTCTTGCTATGCCAAG aatataaaaataatgtggCTGCACAGTCTCAGTGCTGCACTGAGCATCCTGAGCTTGGAAAATGTCAGCCTGGGGTCGACGATAAGAGCCCAGATGGAAAATGCTGGCAATATTGCATGGAAAATTGCGAGGAAAACAAAGGAGGTGTCTGCAAACTAAATAACAATAAGCATCATTgtcattgttattgttga